In a single window of the Hippocampus zosterae strain Florida chromosome 6, ASM2543408v3, whole genome shotgun sequence genome:
- the LOC127602174 gene encoding zinc finger protein 251-like, giving the protein MSVTQTTTSKFHHLRTFVNERLTAAAEEIFGVFEKTIVAYEEEMDRQRKLLDVVCKPAGHSHITESLEGGLCTQDSITSVEQEQQELSHIKVEQEEHFSNCAVWPLGLNCDLNESEADKDATNDVENGDFDTLELSNDNQIVFRGYYPENSPEYLNANIASTSTRNIKTEHHDQEDGTYNMENAMSAINSQVQLFEQPFHGSVFHTDSDVYAQAKPFVCDVCGKGFGFKRYLAQHMITHSAEKPYSCGRCRKTFRRMQGLQIHMRCHTGEKPYFCKTCGKRFCQSSSLRVHLRVHTGEKPYSCTTCGIGFSSLPVLRNHMVRVHEGNMLYVASSGERNSVVWPN; this is encoded by the exons ATGTCGGTGACGCAAACGACCACGTCCAAATTCCACCACTTGAGGACGTTTGTCAACGAGCGACTGACTGCCGCCGCTGAAGAAATATTTGGTGTTTTTGAGAAAACAATCGTCGCCTACGAAGAAGAGATGGACCGTCAGCGCAAGCTTCTGGACGTGGTCTGCAAACCCGCCGGTCATTCACACATAACAG AATCCCTAGAGGGAGGATTGTGCACGCAGGACAGCATCACCAGTGTGGAGCAGGAGCAGCAAGAGCTTTCGCACATTAAAGTGGAACAAGAGGAGCATTTCTCCAACTGTGCGGTCTGGCCGCTGGGTTTGAACTGTGACCTGAATGAAAGCGAAGCGGATAAAGACGCCACCAATGATGTGGAAAATGGCGACTTTGACACCTTGGAGCTGAGCAACGATAATCAAATCGTCTTCCGTGGCTATTATCCAGAAAACAGCCCAGAATACCTAAACGCAAACATAGCATCTACATCCACTCGGAATATCAAGACGGAACATCACGACCAGGAGGACGGGACGTATAACATGGAGAACGCCATGTCAGCCATCAACTCTCAGGTGCAACTCTTTGAGCAGCCTTTTCACGGCAGTGTCTTCCACACCGATTCGGACGTGTACGCGCAGGCCAAGCCTTTCGTTTGCGACGTCTGCGGAAAGGGATTCGGCTTCAAGCGTTACCTGGCGCAGCACATGATCACCCACTCGGCGGAGAAGCCGTACTCGTGCGGCAGGTGTCGCAAGACCTTCCGGCGCATGCAAGGGCTGCAGATACACATGCGGTGtcacacgggcgagaagccgTATTTCTGCAAAACATGCGGGAAGAGATTCTGCCAGAGCTCCTCGCTCAGGGTTCATCTGAGAGtccacacgggcgagaagccgTACTCGTGCACCACGTGCGGGATCGGATTCAGTAGCCTGCCGGTGCTTAGGAACCACATGGTGAGGGTGCACGAAGGCAACATGCTGTACGTCGCCTCATCCGGGGAGAGGAACTCTGTTGTGTGGCCCAATTGA
- the cenatac gene encoding coiled-coil domain-containing protein 84: protein MGAYYCAICRQTAFNGKGHIFGKHHQSRLRLVLMKFIEKVKEARRTLKKPEVEKFDCTQHKKTFWCYCCGQEVERNVSDGNMTVLHGGLLEHMATPEHRKSTHKFWWENKADPKLKDKVIITQEETQRFKVEVAKVLETFVEQEDEFIKQQAELIRAQEKRRQELLESLVEHEAEPESSHGQNGTETAAEAGVSFQGTPRGGHRQTGRSLVDSMVDAQQQGLTFIGYQDSANSGNVHTGAVPPWFQDDDPLEGTSTSATPLEIGPSCQEFFKQKEQEKLKKLPPNRVGANFDHSSHTDANWLPSFGRVWNSGRRWQSRHQFRQEQGQKNKVKRKMKQGAEGSKKAKMATDD from the exons ATGGGCGCCTATTACTGCGCCATATGTAGGCAAACGGCGTTCAACGGGAAAGGACATATCTTCGGGAAACATCACCAGAGCAGACTTAGGCTCGTGTTGATGAAATTCATTGAAAAG GTGAAGGAAGCACGGCGTACACTTAAAAAACCTGAAGTTGAAAAATTTGACTGTACTCAACACAAGAAAACCTTCTGGTGTTACTGCTGTGGCCAGGAAGTGGAACGAAATGTTTCTGATGGCAACATGACCGTTTTACATGGAGGATTGCTGGAACACATGGCCAC GCCAGAACATAGAAAGAGTACCCACAAGTTCTGGTGGGAGAACAAGGCCGATCCCAAGTTGAAAGACAAAGTCATCATCACACAGGAAGAGACTCAACG gTTTAAAGTTGAAGTGGCCAAAGTGTTGGAAACATTTGTGGAGCAGGAGGATGAATTCATTAAACAG CAAGCAGAGTTGATCCGGGCCCAGGAGAAACGGCGCCAAGAGCTCCTTGAGTCTCTTGTAGAG CATGAAGCAGAGCCAGAGTCGAGCCACGGACAGAACGGAACGGAAACGGCAGCAGAGGCCGGTGTCAG ctttcaaggGACGCCACGGGGAGGCCACCGGCAGACGGGGAGAAGCCTCGTCGACTCAATGGTGGACGCGCAGCAGCAGGGCTTGACTTTCATTGGTTATCAG GATTCGGCAAACAGCGGAAACGTACACACAG GTGCCGTGCCTCCTTGGTTCCAGGATGATGATCCTCTAGAGGGGACGTCCACAAGCGCGACGCCTCTGGAGATTGGCCCGTCCTGCCAAGAATTCTTCAAACAGA aggagcAAGAGAAGCTGAAGAAGCTTCCCCCGAACAGAGTGGGGGCCAACTTTGACCACAGCTCACACACCGATGCCAACTGGTTGCCCTCTTTTGGTCGCGTGTGGAACAGCGGCAGACGCTGGCAATCCAG GCACCAGTTCAGACAGGAGCAAGgccagaaaaacaaagtgaagaggaagatgaagcAAGGTGCTGAAGGGTCCAAGAAAGCGAAGATGGCAACAGATGACTAA
- the LOC127601863 gene encoding zinc finger protein 664-like, whose protein sequence is MASVQYLRHFVNERLTAAAEEIFGVFERTLAEYQEELQRQRRMVDTLSGPQIKLHRIEIQHEDIEQICTEKLLYKQEVDTCADQSEPDPLLDGVSRHELHLEIKHVDKEPQFLRDPQLCWQEQNSFADQEEPEPPQIKEEPGTSHDGELNTSSFVPVVNDHYSREDAVLSSSPIESPSEDASVHTETSRKSFRCDYCGKAFGFRCKLKRHMMTHTGVKPYSCKTCGKGFNQTSNLKRHLMIHTDEKPYACKTCGKQFRNTHEVITHGRTHTGEKPYPCSTCGKRFTQLSILKRHVMVHTGEKPFLCNTCGRSFGDLSVLKRHAMVHTGEKPYACDVCGRRFRANSNLSIHRRRVHAAGRSLEAACFET, encoded by the exons ATGGCGTCTGTTCAGTATCTAAGGCACTTTGTAAACGAGCGACTCACTGCTGCCGCTGAGGAAATATTCGGCGTCTTCGAAAGAACTCTCGCCGAGTACCAGGAAGAGCTTCAGCGTCAGCGTCGAATGGTGGACACCCTCAGTGGCCCTCAAATCAAGTTACACAGGATCG AGATCCAACATGAGGACATTGAGCAGATTTGCACTGAGAAGCTGCTTTATAAGCAAGAGGTCGACACATGTGCGGACCAAAGTGAACCAGACCCTCTACTGGATGGGGTCTCCAGGCATGAATTACATTTAG AAATAAAACACGTGGACAAGGAGCCGCAGTTTCTTCGTGACCCGCAGCTTTGTTGGCAAGAGCAGAATTCATTTGCGGACCAAGAGGAGCCAGAGCCTCCACAGATTAAAGAGGAACCCGGAACCAGTCACGACGGAGAACTGAATACCTCCTCATTTGTTCCAGTCGTTAACGACCATTACAGCAGAGAGGATGCCGTCCTGTCCTCGAGTCCCATTGAAAGTCCGTCAGAGGACGCGAGCGTACACACCGAGACGAGCCGAAAGTCTTTCAGGTGCGACTACTGCGGCAAAGCGTTTGGTTTCAGGTGCAAGCTGAAAAGACACATGATGACCCACACGGGAGTGAAGCCCTACTCTTGCAAGACATGCGGCAAGGGATTTAACCAGACGTCCAACCTGAAAAGACACTTAATGATCCACACCGACGAGAAGCCATACGCCTGCAAAACGTGCGGGAAGCAATTCAGGAACACGCACGAAGTCATCACGCACGGCAGAACTCACACGGGCGAAAAGCCGTACCCCTGCAGCACGTGCGGGAAACGGTTCACGCAGCTCTCTATCCTCAAGAGACACGTCATGGTCCACACCGGGGAGAAGCCGTTCCTCTGCAACACGTGCGGCAGAAGCTTCGGCGACCTGTCGGTGCTGAAAAGGCACGCGATGGTGCACACGGGAGAGAAGCCGTACGCGTGCGACGTCTGCGGGAGAAGGTTCCGCGCCAACAGCAACTTGAGCATTCACAGGAGGAGGGTGCATGCGGCGGGACGGTCTCTCGAGGCCGCGTGCTTTGAGACTTGA